From Rhodococcus sp. B7740:
GATGCGCGGGCTCACCTCGGAGGACAGCGAGACGAACATGTCGGGCGCGATCTCGTGCACCAGTTCACGAATACGCTGCTCGTGCACCGGGTTACGGAACGACCAGAGCAGCGAGACCGCAATGCCGGAGACGCCGTCGTCGACGAGGCTTCGGATGGCGACGCGCGCGGACTCCTCGTCGAGGGCAACGACGACATTGCCGTCTCGATCGAGCCGTTCGGTGACCTCGAGTGCATGCCGCTTGGGAACCAGACCGTGGGACTTGCTCTGCCCCAACACGTTCTGCAGTTGCTCGGGCGAACCACCGAGGTAACGGCCCTCGACGTTCATGATGTAGATCGAATCCCGATGCCCCTTGGTGGTCAGGAACCCGACCGGCGGGACATTGCCCATCACCAGAGCATTGAGCGAGGACGTGGTGCCGTGCGCGATGTGGTGGGTGTTCGCGAGCATCTCCTGCACCGGGCATCCGAGCTGCTCGGCCAACGCTTCGAGAACGTCGATGACGCCCTGGGAATAGTCGGGTGGAGTCGAGGGCGCCTTGGCCGCGACCACGGTGCCGGAACTGTCGTCGAGTACTGCATCCGTGAACGTTCCGCCGACGTCCACTCCGATCACATAGGTCATGCCGGTGTGCTCCTTAGGTCCGAGTCGAAGACGTTCTGGCATGTGAGAGCGAGGCACCCTCGAACACTGCTTACGTCTGCGTCGAGTATTCGACGTGACCGACGACATGTCAAGCACGAATGTGAGTGCTGTCACCTCCCTCGATTCCGTCCGACTCGATACTGCCGTTCACTTCCGCTGGTGGACGCCACTTGACGAATCATCGCAAACGTCGAATACTCGTCACCAACGTCAAATACCGGAAGGCAGTGCATGAATATTCACCGTGTGGGCTTGGTCGTTCCGAGCTCCAACGTCACCGTGGAAACGGAGATGCCGGCCCTGTTGGCGCGACATCGACAGGCGCGGTTCTCGTTCCACTCCTCGCGGATGCGCATGCAGGCCGTGTCACCGGAGCAACTGCGAGCGATGAACGCCCAGCGAGAGCGGTGCATCCTCGAATTGGGTGATGCCGGGATCGACGCCGTTCTCTACGCCTGCCTCGTCGCCCTGATGGTCGCCGGGCCCGGGGAACACCAACGCGTCGAGGGGTTGGTGGCCGAGCAACTCGCCGCGGGCGGATCCGATGCAGCCGTCCGGTCGAGCGCGGGAGCCCTCGTGGAAGGTCTGCGCGCTCTGGACGCGAGCAACATCGTTCTCGTGACGCCGTACATGCGACCACTCGCGGAGAAGGTGGTCGAGTACATCGAGGCCGAAGGTATTCGCGTACTCGATTGGCGTGCCCTCGAAGTCTCCGACAACGCCGAAGTCGGCTGTATCCCTGGCGAACGAGTCATGGACGCGGCCAGATCGTTGGATCTCACCGGTGCCGACGCACTGGTGATCTCCGCGTGCGTACAGATGCCGTCCCTGCCTCTCGTCCAGGCTGCCGAGGACGAGTTCGGGATTCCCGTGCTCTCGGCCGCCACGGCAGGTGCCTACAGCCTGCTCCGTGCGCTCGACCTGTCCGTCGATCTACCGGATGCCGGCTCGTTGCTCCGCGCGGACGCCGTCGTCGCGTCGTAGATCGTCACTTCGTAGAGAGGAAATCTCCATGTCCGACTTGCCACACAAGGTTCGGGGCGTCGACCACGTCGCCTATCCCACGTTCGATCCGGCAGCAACGGTCGAGTTCTACCGCGACGTGCTCGGGTTCCCCGTCGTCCATTCCATCTGCGCAGCGGGGTGGGGACCGGAGAAGCATCCGGACTTCATCCACTTCTTCTTCGACATCGGCAACGATGATCGCCTCGCATTCTTCTACTATTTCGGTCTCGAGCCGTTCGACGGTGGACCACAGGGTGACGCGTATTCACGCTTCGCCGAGGACGTACCGATCTTCTTCATCCGCTCGCGTCACCTGGCGATTCACGTCGACAGCGAAGAAGACCTGATGGAGTATCGACGACGGCTCGACGGCAGCGACTGGCCCGTGGAGATGCAGATTCAGCACGAGACGATCGAGTCCATCTACACCCACGATCCCAACGGCTACATGATCGAGCTCACCCGCGCGATGCGTCCGGTCACGCCACAGGAAGATCTCGACGCGAATCTGACGATCGACGCCCTGATCGACGTCGTTCGCGGACCCGACCCGAGTATGGCGAACCTGTTGACCCGCAAGGCCGAGTTGATCGTCGAGCGTGCGGCCGACTGGTCGGCCGAGAACGAGGTGGGGGTGTCGTGACCACGCTGTACGTCCTCGACATTCCGGAGAACACGACGATCGCGTCGGTTGCGGACATCGATCCGGCCGTGCGCGTGGACCATGTCGGCCCGTACTTCCGCATAGTCTCGGACGGGGACATCGTGATCGATCGTCGGGCGACCGGATGCAGGCACGCAGTCTGGTACAGCAGTGTCTCGGGCCTGTCCGACTCTCGAATCACACAGTGGGACAAAGACGCTCTGCGCGTCGAGGGATCATGACTGCGGCCCGTCTCGGGGCCGGTCGCTACATCGACGCCGCCGAGGCACCGAGCAACACCGTCACCTCGACGCACGAGCTGACCACCGCAGATGGCGCCAAGGTCAGCGGAGTGCTGAGAACGGTTCCCGGTGCCGACGTCGTCGTGGCGTTGATGCACCCGAGACAGGATCTGACGCACCACGTACTGGTGCCCGAACTCCTCGCCCGCGGATACGCGGTGTGGACCCAGGGCACGCGTTCGGTGAACAACGACATCTCCCTGGTACACGAGCAGGCATTGCTCGACGCAGCCGCCGGGCAGGTATTCCTGCGTTCACGGTCGTTCGATCACGTTGTGACGCTGGGACACTCCGGCGGCGGCACCCTGTTCTCGTTCTACCACGAGCAGGCCGGTCTCGCGCCGGAGCATCGACTGACGGCCACCCCGTCCGGCCGGCCGATCGATCTCGCATCGGCGGAGATGCCGGTGCCGGACGGAGCGATCTTCATGGCCCCGCACCCCGGACAGGGTGCGCTGCTGCTGCGACTGATCGATCCGTCCGTCGTCGACGAATCCGACCCCATGTCCATCGACCCGTCGCTCGATCCCTTCGATGCAGCCAACGGATTCGTCGACGCACCGGAAAGTTCGTCGTATCCGGAGGACTTCGTTCATCGGTATCGCGCCGCGCAGCACGAGCGCGTCGCTCGGCTGGACGCGCTCGCGCGGGCACGGGTCGCCGAAGCATCCGAGGCCCGGCGGCGATTCAAGACAAGCGGTGATCCTGCCGACCGTCGAGATGCGTTGGCACCGCGCATATTGACCGTTTATCGTACCGACGCGGACCTGAGATTCACCGACCTCTCGCTCAGTCCGAACGCTCGACCGTACGGTTCGTTGTTCGGCCGACGGCCGGATCTGACGAACTACGGGCTCGTGGGTTTCGCGCGCCTGTCCACGCCCGATGCCTGGTTGTCGACGTGGTCCGGTCTGAGCTCCAACGCCGACTTCGTTCGGTGCGCACCGTCGGTGACGGTCCCGTCGCTGTTCGTCGAACTGACCGGCGATCAGGCGTGTTTCCCGGAGGACGCGTCGAGGATGGTCGAGGCTCTCGGCTCGATCGACAAGACCCGCGTGGCGATCGAGGGCACCCACTTCGGCGGACCCATTCGTACGGGCGCACGCACCGGCGCTTCTCTGGCCGCCGCCGATATCGGTGCCTGGTTGTCCGACCACTTCATCTGACCCTCTTGCGAGCGGAAACACATGTCACGTAACACTTTTTCTCCCGTGGTCGCACTTTGTCTGGCGGCGCTGACGCTGGAAGGGTACGACCTTCTGATGTACGGAACGGTGGTTCCGTCGCTCCTGGCGTACGAGCCGTGGGATTTGGATCCGGCGACCGTCGGGGTACTCGGATCCGTGGTGGGAGTCGGCATGCTCGCCGGGGCACTCGCCGCGGGCAGCATCGCGGATCGCTGGGGTAGGCGACGCGCCTTGATCGCCGCGGTCGCGTTGTTCTCGGCCGCAATGGGATGCTGTGCGATTGCACCCTCACCCGAGATCTTCGGAGCAGCGCGATTCGTCGTCGGCGTCGGAGCAGGAGTGCTGATGCCGACCGCTGCATCGATGCTGATCGAATTCTCCCGACTGGACACGAGAGCACGAACGGTCGCACTGGGATTCGTGGGCACCAGCGTCGGCGGTATCGCGGCGGGGATCCTGTCGCTCTGGCTCGTCCCGGCGTTCGGCTTCCGAGCGATGTTCGCAGCAGGGATGATCCCAGCGTTGTTGATTCTGCCGGCAATGCTCAGACATCTTCCCGAATCACCCGCGTTCCTCAACTCGCGGGGCAGGACGGATGCAGCACAGAGGATCTCGACCCATTACGGACTCGAGGAAGCATCGGAGAGTGCCGGTGGCGACCCGACATCGACGGATCGCGGAATCGGCGCGCTGTTCACCGCGAACCGTGCGCGAGTGACGTTGTCCTTCTGGGTGATGACCCTGCTGTGCCTTCTCGTGTTGTTCGGTGTCGCGACCTGGCTGCCCGCTGTCATGAGGTCGGCCGGATACCCACTCGGCGCCGCGCTGTCCTTCTTGCTGGTGCTCAATGTGGGCGGTGCAGTAGGTGCTCTCGGCGGTGCTCACCTGGCCGATCGCTACGGAATCAAACCGGTGACCACCCTTGGATTCCTTTGTGCAGCAGTATCGTTGGCCCTGATCGCGACCACTCCCCCGATCGGCATCGTGTACGTTCTGGTGCTGATCGCAGGAATGGGTACGACGGGGACGCAGATCCTGCTGAACACCTTCATCGGTGGCTACTACCCCGTGGCCTGCCGGACAACAGGATTGGGCGTCGCACTCGCGGTGGGGCGACTCGGCGCGATCGTCGGCCCCACCTACGGCGGACTGTTCGTCGCCGCCGGTGCAGGTACCAGCACTCAGCTGTTGGCATTCGCCCTGCCCGCAATCATCGGAGCCGCGGTTACGATTCTGATTCCGGCGGGCCGCCGTGACACTTCTGCCGCGGACGTCTCCTCCACCAGGTCGTCCGATCGGTCGCGTCCACGATCGTGAACTCCGCGCAGCAAATCCAACCGATTGCATCCGAGGACAACTCGGTCTGCCACAGCATTCTGTTCTCCATCACCCGGATCTTCGAGCGCCTCGGTGCCGGCCGTGACTCGTGCCCAATTCGAGCCCTCTGCAGTGTGAACAGGGTCCGAAGGCCCTGTTTCCGGTCCATCCGACCACCGAGAATCGATGCATGACCAGCTCTGTCGACAATCGAAGGAATCTGACGGTCGTCGGTATCGACGGCTCTGTATCGTCGCGAAATGCTCTGGGATGGGCCGCAGCCGACGCGGTCGGTCGAAACACCACACTGCTCCTCGTCTATGCAGGCGTGGATCGAGACATCGCACGAGCCGGAGCAGCGAATGCACACAGCGGTACCGCGTCGGGTGCTCGCGCTCGCGCACGGTCCGCGTTGGCCGCCGCGCGAGTTGTCGCAATGTCCGTTCTGGGTGACGACGCAGACGTCGAGACAGTACTCGAACCCGGACCACCGGACGAGGTCCTGAACGAGTACGCCGACACTGCCCGGATGCTCGTCCTCGGGTCGCGTCGGAAGGGAAGCGTCGCACGCGCAGTACACGGTTCGGTCAGTACCGATGTCGTCACTCACGCCCGGTGCCCCGTTGTTGTCGTTCCGCACGGATTCACCCGAGCAACGACCGTGCCCGACGCTGCCGCAGCTGTGGTGGTGGGTGTGAACGGTTCCCCGAAGGACGACGCAGTCCTCGCCGTCGCTTTCGACCAGGCTGCACGACTCGGGGTCCCGCTGCACGCGGTGCACGCGTACGAGGCCACCGAACCACGCGCCGGGTTCGTCCGACACATCGATCTCGGTCCACGCATTCGGCGGAGTTCTGCCCCGAAGCGTTGGATCGATCGCCTCGTTGCCTCGTGGTCCGAGAAGTACCCCGACGTCGTGGTCACGACTCATGCGGCACACGACCGCCCGTCACACGCGTTGCTCGAGAACGCGTTCGATACACAGCTCGTCGTGGTGGGTGCATGCAGCCGCGGTGCGACCTCGCCGCTGTTCGTCGGATCGACCAGCCGTACGGTGCTTCGTCGCGCCGAAGTCCCGGTCGTCTTCGTGCCTGCGAGCGCCGGACAACCTGGATAGCGGCATCCGGGCTCACCTGGGCGCATCCTTCGCTCGTGAAACCGGTGCAGCCGAGAAGGCGGCGAACTCAAGGCCCATCGCAACTGCTCGCTCAGTCGAAGTCCCGAGGTGGGCGCGATCCGTTCCCTTTCGTCTTTCGCATTGTCGGTCAGTGACTTTGGGCTCTACCCGGCAGTTCGTCACGGTGTTGTAGTTGTCAGTGGGTCGGCCCGACGGGTCGATCGAGTACACATTCACGAACACGAGGAGGATGTACGATGACCGTTCTCGCCAACCGCACGCCACTGATTCCGTCGTGGCCGGCGCTACCGGACTGGTCGGACCTGATGGCACGATTCGAGGCCATGCCGCCGTGGAGTGCGCTGGAAGGTCACATGATTCGGGTCGAAGAAACCCTGGAGGACGATCGATACGTGCTCCGGGCGGAGCTGCCCGGTATCGATCCGGAACGGGACGTGGACATCAGCGTGCACGACGGCAAGCTCTTCATCAAAGCCGAACGTGCAGAGCAGAAGACGGAGGGCACGCGATCGGAGTTCCGCTACGGCAGCTTCCACCGCACGATCGATCTGCCTGCCGGAGCGAAGGACGACGCAATCGAAGCCACCTACGACAACGGGATTCTGACGGTCGATGTGACACTTGCCGGATCCGAGCCGGACACGCCTGTCCGCCACATCGAGGTCAGGAGCAACGGGGTCCAACCCAACGGGGTCGGAACCAACTGAGGGTGCCGCCGTCCGTCGGCCCGAACCGTGTAGTCGGGTGAACCGAGGCCTACAGGCGAGCACCGCGGCCCCTGAACATCGACACTCACCTACTCACTCGAAAGGACTCGAACAATGTCCACAACGACCAGTGCGTCCATGCACGCACATCCCGACATCGCTGCACTGCGCGATCGCTACGACGCGGTGTTCAACAGGCCCGTGGGACAAGTGACAGATGGGCTGCTACTGCTGGCCGGTCTGTACGCGGCGAGCTCGGCCTGGATTCTCGGTGTCGCGCCGCTGTCGAGTACAGCCGCCGACGGCCGTGCCGCGTTCGCCATGACCAACCTGATCACCGGTTCTGCGATCGCAGTCCTCGCGCTTGCACTCGGAGCCGCGTACGGACGAATCCACGGGGTGTCCTTCGTGGTGCCGCTCCTGGGGATCTGGCTGATCGTGTCCCCGTGGATCATCGCTGATCTCGAGCGCACGAACGGCATGATCTGGTCCAACGTACTGGTCGGAATCGTCGTGCTCGGGCTCGGCGCAGTTGCAACGGCCATGGGCACAGGACGCTTCACGGGTATGCATCGCAGCGGACGGTAGCCGTCCGCGCGGAACACGAGAACGCCGAGCCTGTCGGGTTCGGCGCTGTCGTGTATCGACCGTGTACCGACGCCACCGGAGGGCACCGGGCCTACCGATAGCAGCGAACGACGCTACCCCGTCCCGCGCGCGGAGGCACCGAATCGACATTCGTACCCATCGCGATCATCGGCTTCCTGCGCGGGTGGTGTCGGCCGACGGGACCGCGCGGGACCGATGACGCTCTCCCACCACGGCTCGAGCGGACTAGGGTCGCGCCAGACGACGTCCGGTACGGGATCGGCTCGCACAGAATCGAACGATCCAGAGTTGTGCATCGGGCACCTCCGTCGAAAGATCGGGCGGCGAAGACTGGTGTATCCACAGGATGGTCCGGGCCGGCAGGAGGAAAAAGAGCACAAAGTCCCCATTCGCGGAGGTCCGGGCATGGAGCGTCCCACCCGCTGCGGTGTCAGACCGGCCCGAGTCGCCCGCTCACTGTTGCCATCCCGAACCGACATCGGTCAGAACCAGCACACACTGTGCGGCCGCCAACAGTCCGAAAGCGACGATCAACAGCAGCGGCGCGCCCACGAACAGGCAGGTCACGAACAGTCCGGAGACCACGACCAACTTGACGAGCGAAGGCGGCGGTTCCATGGCATTCCCCAACGGTCGATTCTGCGTCTCACTGTGACAAGCCACGATGGCATCCACACTGCGGTTTGTAGAGAGCACAAAGACCATTCATGGGCTCGACTTGCCCGTGGCACAACGCATAGACAAACCACGCCCCGAGAGTCAGCGGTGAGGCTGCTGCTCGGGCTCAACGCGACGCGGCGACAGTCCCGGATCGGAGCCGTCGGGCCAGATACGGTCCCGTGATGCTGTCCGGGGACACCGGTCCGTCGCGACCATGACGGCGAGACGGTGCGAGGAGTTCTCGGCAGTGACCTTTCGTTCAGTCGTCACCTGGAAAGCGCAATGTTGCTCTGCCGCATCTCGTCTGAGTCTGCGGCACGAAGCACCTGTATCTCTGCCCGCCTGATCGTGACGCGCATCGACGCCGCACAGCAGATGCCTGGTCGGTGCTGAACAGAAGTCGCGCCACTCACCTGACGAATCGCGAGCACGCCAACCGACGAATCTCGATAAACACCGGTTGGTCACCGGAGGAATCGTTGCCGGGGTTGCGAAGAGCTCTCGGACGAGAGTATCCAGTGGACGCGTGCATTCGCCGGCCCGATCGGTTGGGCAGATCTTGGAACGGACGGCACGATCACGTCGAAGGCCGGGGGTGTCGGCCGCGTCCGGTTCGGCGAGCAGTGGAACCAGGTCGACGAACCCGAAGTACGACCCCCGGCCCAGAACGCCAACCCGCCACCGCCCTTCACCTGGTGATTGACATCACAGGTGGCGACCGCTATCTTTCAAACTGACATCAGTTCAGTTTGGCGGAAGTTGCTGTTGGTTCGAGCTCGCACGTCGGGCCTGCGATCGGATGTCGACTAACTCCACGTCTTACGACGACTCGCCGAGTCCGCGGGAAGTCATCGACGTGCCCGAAAGGAACGCAGCATGAACAAGTTCAGGACGACGGTGGTTGCCGTGGCAGCGACGGCTGTGTTGGTGGGCCTCACGGCATGCGGGGGGTCGTCTTCCTCCGGGTCCGCTCCGGTCGAGGGCGACTGGGACGCAGTGGTCGCGGCCGCCGAGGAGGAGGGCAGCGTGATGCTCTACTCGAGCCAGAAACCGGCCAACCTCGATGCGCTGACGGCGGCCTTCGAGGCAAAGTATCCGAAAATCTCGATGGAGTACGTGCGCGGCACCGACTCCGAAATCAACCCTCGGGTCGAGACCGAGAACCGGACGGGAACCGGCATCGCCGATGTCCACATGACCACCGACGCGTCGTGGATTCGGAACGCCGCCGAGTCCGGGAAATTCTCGACCGAACTCGTGGGCCCCGATCTCGATGCGGCAGCGTTCGATCCGGCCAAGAGCGTGATGAACGATCGATTCTTCTTGACCAGTGCTGCGGTCTTCGGGCTGGGCTGGAACACTGCGGCCGTCCCGGACGGCGTCAGCGCACCCGAAGACCTGATCGACCCGAAGTTCCAGGGCAAGATCGGCATCGTGAACCCCACCGGATTCGCGTCGTACGTGGATCTGTACAAGTACTACGCCAAGAACTTCGGGGAGGACTACTGGAACCGGATCGCCGAACTCTCGCCGCGGGTGTACCCCAGCGCACTCGCAGTGGCGCAAGCTCTCACCTCCGGTGAGGTGACGGTCAGTCCCATGGTGCAGCCGCTCGTCACCGAGGTTGCCGCCGGGGCACCGGTCGATTGGGCTCTGCCCGACAAGCCGTGGGGAACACCGTGGTACTCGGAGGTTCTCAGCGCCTCGCAACACCCCAACGCAGCACAGGTGCTCGCGAACTTCATGGTGACGGCCGAGGGACAGCAGGCGTTGAACGGCGGATATGCAGCGGTCCTTCCCGACATCGAGGGAGCGGTCGCGCGAGCTCAGGACATCGCATCTCCCGACATCGACGAACTGACTCCCGAGAAGGTCGACCAGTACTCCCAGGAATGGCAGACCCTGTTCCAGGGCTGACCTTCCACGAACGGTACGAGAACGCAGACCGTCGCCACTGTGCGCTGGATGCGAAATGATATGTGACAGAGCCGGACACCGCGGTCGACGCACAGCGGCCGCCGGTGTACGCACACCGATGCTCCGAAAGTGAGTATGCAATGACCTCTCGATTCGCGGTCTCCGGACTGACGAAGACCTATGGTGCCAACGTCGTCGTCGACAGTCTCGACCTCGAGATCGAGCAGGGCGAATTTCTGGTCCTGCTCGGTCCGAGCGGTTGCGGCAAGACCACGACCTTGCGATGCCTCGCCGGGCTGGAGACCCCGCAGGGTGGTTCGATTTCGTTCGCGGGTCGGACGGTGTTCGACGCATCGTCGAAAGTCCATGTCCCCGCGCACAAGCGAAACATCGGCATGGTGTTTCAGTCGTATGCACTGTGGCCCCACATGACGGTCGCCGAGAACATCCGATACCCGCTGACGGTCCGCAAACTGAAGAAGGCGATTGCCGACGGCGCAGTCGAGACGGCCGCGAACATGGTCGATTGTGGCGCGTTGCTCGACCGGTACCCATCGCAGCTCAGCGGTGGCCAGCAGCAACGTGTCGCGGTGGCACGCGGGCTCGTGGCCCAACCGGATCTGGTGTTGTTCGACGAGCCGCTGAGCAATCTGGATGCACGCCTGAGGGATCAAGTTCGATCTCAGATTCACCAGTTGCACCAACAGCTCGGTTTCACCGCTGTGTTCGTCACTCACGATCAGTCGGAGGCGTTCGCTCTCGGCGACCGTCTCGCGATCATGAAGGCCGGAAAAATAGAGCAGTACGACGAGCCCGAGCACGTCTTCGAGAACCCGACATCGGAATACGTCGCCGCGTTCATCGGAATGGGTAACCGACTCGAACTCCACCGCGGCCACGACGGCTGGGTCACCAGCGGATCCGACGTCATCGACCTACAGACTGCAACGATACGAGAACGTGCCGACGAGGGCACTCGCGCGGTGGCCAGGTTCCGGCCGGACGACGTGCTGTTGCACGACACTGCCCAGCAGGTGCCGACCGGAAACATTGCCCTGCACGCAGAACTCGTGACGTACGAATACGGCGGTCGGTACTTCGACGTGGCGGTCAAGACCGGTGACGAGCAGTTGACGCTGCGAGCCACGGCAACCGAACACAGTGCGGCGCTGCGGCGTAGCAAGCCCGGACAGCCGGTACTCGTCAGCTTCGCGCCGTCGTGTCTGCGGGTGTTCGCGCTTCCCGACACGTCGTCGGCCGCGAGCTCCGAGCTCGTCGGTTCCGCGGGAAAGACCGCGTGATGGCAACGCTCGTCGACGTCGAACGTCCCGAGTCAACCGAGACGGCCGGTAAGCGCTCGATGACTATTTCGCCGAATTGGCGCGCGCGAATCGGGTACGCCGCCGTCCTCGCCGTATTGGCCTACCTGGTCGTACTCCCGATGGTGCGTCTGCAGATGCTCGCGTTCGAAGACGGAGCTGCCGGATACCGAAGTCAGTACGGCCGCTTCGACATCGGCGTCACCCTTCGAACCACGGTGGCGTTGGCGCTGGGTTCGTTGATCATCGCGATGGTTCTGGGAACGCTGCTCGCCTTCGCTGCGAGCAGGCTTCCTGCCAAGCTGGGTTGGCTTCGCGTCATTCCCATCCTGCCGATCGTGATGCCGGCGGTGGCGAGCGTGGTGGGGTGGGCATTCCTGCTCTCCCCCGGGCCCGGCTACCTCAATGTGCTCCTTCGACTGTTGCCGTGGTGGAGCGGATCGGACAGTGGCCCGATCGACGTGTACACCGTCCCGTGGATCATCGTTCTCACGGGCTTCGGTCTGACGTCGTTCGTCTACCTGTTCGTCAGTTCCGGCATGCAGAACATCAGCTCCGAGCACCTCGAAGCCGCTCAGGTCAGTGGATCGTCCACGGTCGGAATCTTTTTCAAGATCGTCCTCCCGCTGCTTCGACCGTCCCTCATCTACGGCGGCGGCATCGCGCTGCTCCTCGGACTCGGCCAGTTCACCGGCCCCCTCCTGTTGGGTGCGAACACCGGCGTCAAGGTGCTGACCACCGAGATGTACCGCCGGGTGTCGGAGTCCCCGTCCGACTTCGCGGCGGCAGCGGCCGCGGGCTCTCCGCTGGTGATCTTCGGACTGGTTCTGGTGCTGGCACAGAAGGCGTTGCTGGGCAACCAGACTCGCTTCGTCACGCACGGCGGCAAGGCTTTCGCTCCCTCCACCGGTAAAGCGACGTGGGCCACGGTCACCATCGTCGTGTTCGCGCTCTTCGCCTTGGTCATCCCGCTGATGGGTCTGATCATCGTCTCGTTGACGCCGTACTGGTCGGGATCGCTGTCGCTGAGTCTGTTGACGCTGGACAACTTTCGGGCACTGATGGATACGACGGCGGTGGTGGAGTCGGTTCTGACCAGTGTGTTGACCTCACTGGGGGCGGTCGCGATCTGCATTCCGCTCGGCTACCTGATGGCAAACCTTCTCGTCCGCGGTCGTCGGTTCAGAATTCTCGCACTCATCGCAGACCTCATGACCGCACTGC
This genomic window contains:
- a CDS encoding SPW repeat protein; protein product: MSTTTSASMHAHPDIAALRDRYDAVFNRPVGQVTDGLLLLAGLYAASSAWILGVAPLSSTAADGRAAFAMTNLITGSAIAVLALALGAAYGRIHGVSFVVPLLGIWLIVSPWIIADLERTNGMIWSNVLVGIVVLGLGAVATAMGTGRFTGMHRSGR
- a CDS encoding MFS transporter, whose product is MVALCLAALTLEGYDLLMYGTVVPSLLAYEPWDLDPATVGVLGSVVGVGMLAGALAAGSIADRWGRRRALIAAVALFSAAMGCCAIAPSPEIFGAARFVVGVGAGVLMPTAASMLIEFSRLDTRARTVALGFVGTSVGGIAAGILSLWLVPAFGFRAMFAAGMIPALLILPAMLRHLPESPAFLNSRGRTDAAQRISTHYGLEEASESAGGDPTSTDRGIGALFTANRARVTLSFWVMTLLCLLVLFGVATWLPAVMRSAGYPLGAALSFLLVLNVGGAVGALGGAHLADRYGIKPVTTLGFLCAAVSLALIATTPPIGIVYVLVLIAGMGTTGTQILLNTFIGGYYPVACRTTGLGVALAVGRLGAIVGPTYGGLFVAAGAGTSTQLLAFALPAIIGAAVTILIPAGRRDTSAADVSSTRSSDRSRPRS
- a CDS encoding Hsp20/alpha crystallin family protein — its product is MTVLANRTPLIPSWPALPDWSDLMARFEAMPPWSALEGHMIRVEETLEDDRYVLRAELPGIDPERDVDISVHDGKLFIKAERAEQKTEGTRSEFRYGSFHRTIDLPAGAKDDAIEATYDNGILTVDVTLAGSEPDTPVRHIEVRSNGVQPNGVGTN
- a CDS encoding maleate cis-trans isomerase family protein, producing MNIHRVGLVVPSSNVTVETEMPALLARHRQARFSFHSSRMRMQAVSPEQLRAMNAQRERCILELGDAGIDAVLYACLVALMVAGPGEHQRVEGLVAEQLAAGGSDAAVRSSAGALVEGLRALDASNIVLVTPYMRPLAEKVVEYIEAEGIRVLDWRALEVSDNAEVGCIPGERVMDAARSLDLTGADALVISACVQMPSLPLVQAAEDEFGIPVLSAATAGAYSLLRALDLSVDLPDAGSLLRADAVVAS
- a CDS encoding VOC family protein, giving the protein MSDLPHKVRGVDHVAYPTFDPAATVEFYRDVLGFPVVHSICAAGWGPEKHPDFIHFFFDIGNDDRLAFFYYFGLEPFDGGPQGDAYSRFAEDVPIFFIRSRHLAIHVDSEEDLMEYRRRLDGSDWPVEMQIQHETIESIYTHDPNGYMIELTRAMRPVTPQEDLDANLTIDALIDVVRGPDPSMANLLTRKAELIVERAADWSAENEVGVS
- a CDS encoding ABC transporter permease encodes the protein MTISPNWRARIGYAAVLAVLAYLVVLPMVRLQMLAFEDGAAGYRSQYGRFDIGVTLRTTVALALGSLIIAMVLGTLLAFAASRLPAKLGWLRVIPILPIVMPAVASVVGWAFLLSPGPGYLNVLLRLLPWWSGSDSGPIDVYTVPWIIVLTGFGLTSFVYLFVSSGMQNISSEHLEAAQVSGSSTVGIFFKIVLPLLRPSLIYGGGIALLLGLGQFTGPLLLGANTGVKVLTTEMYRRVSESPSDFAAAAAAGSPLVIFGLVLVLAQKALLGNQTRFVTHGGKAFAPSTGKATWATVTIVVFALFALVIPLMGLIIVSLTPYWSGSLSLSLLTLDNFRALMDTTAVVESVLTSVLTSLGAVAICIPLGYLMANLLVRGRRFRILALIADLMTALPLGIPAVIFGVGFLLTYTEPPLILYGTRTVIILVYIVLMLPFSTRMQMTAMLSLGNTYTEASATSGASPFVTNLRIMLPLMRPTILSAVALMFILLTHEFAASLLVRASTTQVMGTLLFDMWQNGSYPLVAAMALLMTAVTTIGVAAAMLVGGRNVLSKL
- a CDS encoding ABC transporter substrate-binding protein, producing MNKFRTTVVAVAATAVLVGLTACGGSSSSGSAPVEGDWDAVVAAAEEEGSVMLYSSQKPANLDALTAAFEAKYPKISMEYVRGTDSEINPRVETENRTGTGIADVHMTTDASWIRNAAESGKFSTELVGPDLDAAAFDPAKSVMNDRFFLTSAAVFGLGWNTAAVPDGVSAPEDLIDPKFQGKIGIVNPTGFASYVDLYKYYAKNFGEDYWNRIAELSPRVYPSALAVAQALTSGEVTVSPMVQPLVTEVAAGAPVDWALPDKPWGTPWYSEVLSASQHPNAAQVLANFMVTAEGQQALNGGYAAVLPDIEGAVARAQDIASPDIDELTPEKVDQYSQEWQTLFQG
- a CDS encoding universal stress protein; the encoded protein is MTSSVDNRRNLTVVGIDGSVSSRNALGWAAADAVGRNTTLLLVYAGVDRDIARAGAANAHSGTASGARARARSALAAARVVAMSVLGDDADVETVLEPGPPDEVLNEYADTARMLVLGSRRKGSVARAVHGSVSTDVVTHARCPVVVVPHGFTRATTVPDAAAAVVVGVNGSPKDDAVLAVAFDQAARLGVPLHAVHAYEATEPRAGFVRHIDLGPRIRRSSAPKRWIDRLVASWSEKYPDVVVTTHAAHDRPSHALLENAFDTQLVVVGACSRGATSPLFVGSTSRTVLRRAEVPVVFVPASAGQPG
- a CDS encoding ABC transporter ATP-binding protein: MTSRFAVSGLTKTYGANVVVDSLDLEIEQGEFLVLLGPSGCGKTTTLRCLAGLETPQGGSISFAGRTVFDASSKVHVPAHKRNIGMVFQSYALWPHMTVAENIRYPLTVRKLKKAIADGAVETAANMVDCGALLDRYPSQLSGGQQQRVAVARGLVAQPDLVLFDEPLSNLDARLRDQVRSQIHQLHQQLGFTAVFVTHDQSEAFALGDRLAIMKAGKIEQYDEPEHVFENPTSEYVAAFIGMGNRLELHRGHDGWVTSGSDVIDLQTATIRERADEGTRAVARFRPDDVLLHDTAQQVPTGNIALHAELVTYEYGGRYFDVAVKTGDEQLTLRATATEHSAALRRSKPGQPVLVSFAPSCLRVFALPDTSSAASSELVGSAGKTA